Proteins encoded within one genomic window of Pygocentrus nattereri isolate fPygNat1 chromosome 11, fPygNat1.pri, whole genome shotgun sequence:
- the irx5b gene encoding iroquois-class homeodomain protein IRX-5b: MAYPQGFLYQPAAPLALYSCPPPYGARAEELSRSSSSSSSSSSSSSSSCSSGSAFAPYAGSTAFTSPAPFSSLQYGAEPAPLSAFVGSPYDPGPGVGGTMGFPPYGGALGPFPPLDPAYRKNATRDATATLKAWLSEHRKNPYPTKGEKIMLAIITKMTLTQVSTWFANARRRLKKENKMTWIPRNRSEDEEEEENIDLEKHEEDDEPLKATEAATEASKELGGLPICPSSITCESHTESPSDEADRTTEREKRASPLPTAPSPEPRAPGQLPGPGEPAQPPNPPPKPKLWSLAEMATSDKGNSERAQPCVRTHSPAPLTPPRAHHCHFPRVQHLYCAPAAFYPAFTNYSALSHLSTSPAPGQPRAGGLRAGAVLRESALRAPTATDTRRESAFEHRLGTANVK; the protein is encoded by the exons ATGGCGTATCCTCAGGGCTTCCTGTACCAGCCCGCCGCCCCCCTAGCCCTCTACTCCTGCCCCCCGCCGTATGGAGCGCGCGCCGAGGAGCTTAGCAGGTCCTCCTCATCTTCTTCATCGtcgtcctcttcctcctcctcctcgtgcTCCTCCGGATCTGCCTTCGCTCCGTACGCGGGATCCACAGCCTTCACGAGCCCTGCGCCCTTCAGCTCGCTCCAGTACGGAGCGGAACCGGCGCCGCTCTCCGCCTTCGTG GGCTCTCCGTATGACCCCGGCCCAGGTGTGGGGGGCACTATGGGGTTCCCCCCGTACGGCGGCGCGCTGGGCCCCTTCCCGCCCCTGGACCCCGCTTACCGCAAAAACGCCACGCGCGACGCCACGGCCACGCTGAAGGCCTGGCTGAGCGAGCACCGGAAGAACCCGTACCCCACCAAGGGCGAGAAGATCATGCTGGCCATCATCACCAAGATGACCCTCACCCAGGTGTCCACCTGGTTCGCCAACGCCAGGAGGAGACTGAAGAAGGAGAACAAGATGACGTGGATCCCCCGGAACCGGAGCgaggacgaggaggaggaggagaacatCGATCTGGAGAAGCACGAGGAGGACGACGAGCCACTCAAAGCCACTGAGGCGGCCACTGAGGCCAGCAAAGAGTTAG GTGGTCTTCCTATCTGTCCAAGCTCCATCACGTGTGAGAGTCACACTGAAAGCCCCTCTGATGAAGCGGACCGTACTACAGAGCGGGAGAAACGTGCGTCCCCGCTGCCCACCGCCCCCTCCCCTGAGCCCCGGGCTCCAGGACAGCTCCCCGGACCCGGAGAGCCGGCACAGCCCCCAAACCCGCCCCCCAAACCCAAACTATGGTCACTGGCCGAGATGGCCACGTCGGACAAGGGGAACAGTGAGCGCGCGCAACCTTGCGTCCGTACTCATAGCCCAGCGCCCTTAACGCCCCCCCGCGCGCATCACTGCCACTTTCCCCGAGTGCAGCATCTGTACTGCGCGCCCGCGGCCTTCTACCCTGCCTTCACGAACTACAGCGCGCTGAGCCACCTGAGCACGAGCCCCGCGCCCGGCCAGCCCCGCGCCGGCGGACTAAGAGCGGGAGCGGTGCTTAGAGAGAGCGCGCTCAGAGCCCCCACAGCCACGGACACGCGCAGAGAATCCGCCTTCGAGCACAGGCTGGGCACGGCGAACGTCAAATAG